The following proteins come from a genomic window of Candidatus Zixiibacteriota bacterium:
- a CDS encoding sigma-54 dependent transcriptional regulator: MDQGKILVAEDEESLRFVLKKALEDEGYFVQTAADGAAARRLLGEAAFDVSLLDIKLPDVDGLELLKELKENGVETAVIVMTAQNTMRNAIGAMKNGAFDYITKPFDLEEVMLLVKRALDSRKLSRDFRELKEEVKKRFEPGVNIIGTSSAMQRVYKTIGQVVDNQATVLILGESGTGKELVAKTIHYNSPRWNQPFVAVNCAAIPRDLLESELFGHEKGAFTGALDRRIGKFELAEGGTLFLDEVGDIPLDLQTKLLRVLQDREYSRVGGREVLRANARILAATNQDLERAVREKRFREDLYFRLKVIPIHLPPLRERRGDIPLLVGYFIEKINREMGIRISGVSPEALKLLEEHSWPGNVRELENALIRAAVLSSGPILFPKDFSLQNKQAPAALEVDQLSLEELIRHKLEDYFKRTKGVDVDNLYSLVIERIERPLIELTLKKTRGNQIRAAQILGINRNTLRKKIADLRIEVKRESSS, translated from the coding sequence ATGGATCAGGGCAAGATACTGGTCGCCGAGGACGAGGAATCGCTGCGCTTCGTGCTCAAGAAAGCGCTCGAGGACGAAGGCTATTTCGTGCAAACCGCTGCCGACGGCGCGGCCGCGCGCCGGCTGCTCGGCGAGGCCGCGTTCGACGTCTCGCTCCTGGACATCAAGCTGCCGGATGTCGACGGGCTTGAGCTGCTCAAAGAACTCAAGGAAAACGGCGTCGAGACCGCGGTCATCGTCATGACCGCTCAGAACACGATGCGCAACGCCATCGGCGCCATGAAGAACGGCGCGTTCGACTACATCACCAAACCGTTCGATCTCGAAGAGGTGATGCTGCTGGTCAAGCGGGCGCTCGACAGCCGCAAGCTCAGCCGGGATTTTCGCGAGCTCAAGGAGGAGGTCAAGAAGCGCTTCGAGCCGGGAGTCAACATCATCGGCACCAGCTCGGCCATGCAGCGGGTCTACAAGACGATCGGACAGGTCGTCGACAACCAGGCGACAGTCTTGATTCTCGGCGAGAGCGGGACCGGCAAGGAGCTCGTCGCCAAGACCATCCACTACAACTCGCCGCGCTGGAACCAGCCGTTCGTCGCGGTCAATTGCGCCGCCATTCCGCGCGACTTGCTCGAAAGCGAGCTGTTCGGCCACGAAAAGGGGGCGTTCACCGGCGCCCTGGACCGGCGCATCGGCAAATTCGAGCTGGCCGAGGGCGGGACGCTCTTCCTCGACGAGGTCGGGGACATCCCGCTCGACCTGCAAACGAAGCTCCTGCGCGTGCTGCAGGACCGTGAATACAGCCGGGTCGGAGGGCGCGAGGTGCTCAGGGCCAACGCCCGCATCCTCGCCGCAACCAATCAGGATCTCGAGCGGGCGGTGCGCGAGAAGCGCTTTCGCGAGGATCTCTACTTCCGCCTCAAGGTGATCCCGATCCACCTGCCGCCGCTGCGCGAGCGCCGGGGCGACATCCCGCTGCTCGTCGGGTACTTCATCGAGAAGATCAACCGCGAGATGGGGATCCGCATCTCCGGCGTCTCGCCCGAAGCGCTCAAGCTGCTCGAGGAGCACAGCTGGCCGGGCAACGTCCGGGAGCTGGAGAACGCGCTCATCCGGGCGGCGGTGCTGTCTTCCGGGCCCATCCTGTTCCCCAAGGACTTCAGCCTGCAGAACAAGCAGGCGCCGGCGGCGCTCGAGGTCGATCAGCTCTCCCTCGAAGAGCTGATCCGGCACAAGCTCGAAGACTATTTCAAGCGCACCAAGGGCGTCGACGTCGACAACCTCTACTCGCTGGTGATCGAGCGCATCGAGCGACCGCTGATCGAGCTGACGCTGAAGAAGACGCGCGGCAACCAGATCCGCGCGGCGCAGATCCTCGGAATCAACCGCAACACGCTGCGCAAGAAGATCGCCGATCTCCGCATCGAGGTGAAGAGGGAGAGCAGCTCCTGA
- the thiE gene encoding thiamine phosphate synthase: MSRPPLRLEPLYAILDPDQTAGRGPEAVLAALLAGGVRLLQLRVKSGGARAFLALAERARQATRAAGCRLIVNDRADIALASDADGVHLGQEDLPLSRARALMGSKIVGISTHTVEQALEAERGGADYIGFGPVFGTTTKETGYEPRGTEMLRRVRRAVTIPVVAIGGIDEANVAAVWRAGADSAAMIGALVRGDAAAAARRILAAHRALASGARQEGS, translated from the coding sequence ATGAGCCGACCGCCCCTGCGCCTCGAGCCGCTGTACGCCATTCTCGACCCGGATCAGACCGCCGGCCGCGGTCCCGAGGCCGTCCTCGCCGCGCTGCTGGCGGGAGGCGTGCGGCTGCTGCAGCTGCGCGTCAAGAGCGGCGGCGCGCGGGCTTTTCTCGCGCTCGCCGAGCGGGCACGGCAGGCCACCCGGGCCGCCGGCTGCCGGCTGATCGTCAACGATCGGGCCGACATCGCCCTGGCGAGCGACGCCGACGGCGTCCACCTCGGGCAGGAGGACCTGCCCCTGTCGCGCGCGCGCGCGCTGATGGGCTCGAAGATCGTGGGGATTTCCACCCACACCGTCGAGCAGGCGCTCGAGGCCGAGCGCGGCGGCGCCGACTACATCGGCTTCGGTCCGGTGTTCGGCACCACCACCAAGGAGACCGGCTACGAGCCGCGGGGGACGGAGATGCTGCGACGGGTGCGGCGCGCCGTGACGATTCCCGTGGTCGCCATCGGGGGCATCGACGAAGCGAACGTCGCCGCGGTCTGGCGCGCCGGCGCCGACAGCGCGGCGATGATCGGCGCGCTCGTCCGCGGCGACGCCGCCGCCGCGGCGCGACGCATCCTGGCCGCCCACCGCGCCCTGGCCTCCGGCGCGCGGCAGGAGGGCTCATGA
- a CDS encoding MaoC family dehydratase — MRRDGFTVPPEERYFEDYTVGSVHEFGTARVEEAEVLEFGRRYVPLPYHTDPDAARQSIYGGLIASGWHTVALMMRLYAEHYLSRVANLGSPGCDELRWTRPVFPGDELSVRVTVLDARRSESKPDRGIVRSLVETLNQKREVVMTLTMVNFVRCRRSSSRPG, encoded by the coding sequence ATGAGGCGCGACGGCTTCACGGTGCCGCCCGAGGAGCGGTACTTCGAAGACTACACGGTCGGATCGGTCCACGAGTTCGGCACCGCGCGGGTCGAGGAAGCCGAGGTGCTGGAGTTCGGCCGGCGCTACGTTCCGCTTCCCTACCACACCGACCCCGACGCCGCCCGGCAGAGCATCTACGGCGGCCTGATCGCCAGCGGGTGGCACACCGTGGCGCTGATGATGCGGCTTTACGCCGAGCACTACCTCTCGCGCGTCGCCAATCTCGGATCGCCCGGCTGCGACGAGCTGCGGTGGACCAGACCGGTCTTTCCCGGGGACGAGCTCTCGGTGCGCGTCACCGTCCTCGACGCCCGACGCTCGGAAAGCAAGCCGGACCGGGGCATCGTCCGCTCCCTCGTGGAGACGCTCAATCAAAAGCGCGAGGTCGTAATGACCCTGACGATGGTCAACTTCGTACGCTGCCGGAGGTCCTCCTCCCGACCCGGTTGA
- the queF gene encoding preQ(1) synthase, whose translation MGAQPRTELETFPNPRPGRDYEIAMECPEFTCVCPRTGQPDFATIRIRYVPDTLCLELKSLKLYLWSFRDQGAFHEAVVNRILDDLVQACRPKSMTVTGDFNVRGGIHTVVTAEYRAG comes from the coding sequence ATGGGCGCGCAACCGCGAACCGAGCTCGAAACTTTCCCCAATCCCCGTCCCGGGCGCGATTACGAGATCGCCATGGAATGCCCCGAGTTCACCTGCGTCTGCCCGCGAACGGGACAGCCGGACTTCGCGACGATCCGCATCCGCTACGTCCCGGACACGCTCTGCCTGGAGCTCAAGTCCCTCAAGCTCTATCTCTGGTCGTTTCGCGATCAGGGCGCGTTCCACGAGGCCGTGGTCAACCGCATCCTGGACGATCTCGTGCAGGCCTGCCGGCCGAAATCGATGACCGTCACCGGCGACTTCAACGTTCGCGGCGGGATCCATACCGTGGTGACGGCGGAATACAGGGCGGGTTGA
- a CDS encoding cation:proton antiporter, whose translation MPDLDVFKELLIVLAATLAIVFVFHKLRLSSIVGFLLTGVIIGPHALGLIKSVAQVELLAEIGVVLLLFTIGVEFSLETIFLSARRLLWAGTLQVLLTVAAVAAVARLFGAPLEVGIFYGFLVSLSSTAIVLRIYNERGETHSIQGRLAAGILLLQDLCIIPMALLVPVLGRAAGGSLAEVGRASAVAVAALAVMVLAARRLLPFLLHQVARLRNREIFVLFVVFVCLGTAWLASASGLSLALGALVAGLVISESELSHQVVADVLPLRDCFSGIFFISVGMLLNLGFLTRELAPALVELLLLVAIKTVVVFVVFWRLYRSVRLGIVLGLSLAQVGEFSFILAKAGMAYSLLTPESEQIFLAASILSMMATPFLIQSVHGLAFGLEQALGRAARRPRVEGEAAGDRPEQGHVIVVGYGLNGQNLARVLKEVGIPYTVLEMNPDLVRSARAAGEPIVFGDGTRPEILREVGIERARVVVVAISDPAATARVVSQARRLRPDVYLIVRTRYVAEIEHLYQLGADQVIPEEFETSVEIFARVLQEYHVPRNVISLQVDLIRKEHYGTLRGLRLQGRRLDELSDFLAGTTTDIVSILEGSPAAGRSLGELDLRKRTGALVIAVVRDGKPCEGVGPDFVLAVGDRLVLSGPHQALDDAVRALNPPASG comes from the coding sequence ATGCCCGATCTGGACGTTTTCAAGGAGCTCCTGATCGTGCTGGCGGCGACCCTCGCCATCGTCTTCGTTTTCCACAAGCTGCGTCTCTCTTCGATCGTCGGGTTTCTCCTGACCGGGGTGATCATCGGCCCGCACGCGCTCGGCCTGATCAAGAGCGTGGCTCAGGTCGAGCTGCTGGCGGAGATCGGCGTGGTGCTGCTGCTTTTCACGATCGGAGTCGAGTTCTCACTGGAAACGATTTTTCTCTCGGCGCGGCGGCTCCTCTGGGCGGGAACGCTCCAGGTGCTCCTTACGGTGGCGGCGGTGGCGGCGGTCGCCCGGCTGTTCGGCGCGCCCCTCGAGGTGGGTATTTTCTACGGTTTTCTGGTCTCTCTCAGCAGCACGGCGATCGTGCTTCGGATCTACAACGAGCGCGGGGAGACCCACTCGATCCAGGGGCGGCTGGCGGCCGGCATTCTATTGCTCCAGGACCTTTGCATCATTCCGATGGCGTTGCTCGTTCCGGTCCTGGGACGGGCGGCCGGGGGCTCGCTCGCGGAGGTCGGGCGGGCTTCGGCTGTGGCGGTGGCGGCTCTGGCGGTGATGGTCCTTGCCGCGCGCAGGCTGCTGCCGTTTCTCCTGCACCAGGTCGCGCGGCTGCGCAACCGCGAGATTTTCGTGCTGTTCGTCGTTTTCGTCTGCCTCGGGACCGCCTGGCTGGCGTCTGCCTCGGGACTGTCGCTCGCCCTCGGCGCGCTGGTGGCGGGGCTGGTCATCTCGGAATCGGAGCTCAGCCATCAGGTGGTGGCCGACGTGCTGCCGCTTCGGGACTGCTTCAGCGGAATTTTCTTCATCTCGGTCGGCATGTTGCTGAACCTGGGTTTTCTCACCCGCGAGCTGGCTCCGGCGCTGGTCGAGCTGCTCCTCCTGGTCGCCATCAAGACCGTGGTGGTCTTCGTCGTCTTCTGGCGGTTGTACCGTTCCGTGAGGCTCGGGATCGTTCTCGGCCTCAGCCTGGCGCAGGTCGGCGAGTTCTCTTTCATTCTCGCCAAGGCCGGCATGGCCTACAGCCTGCTCACGCCGGAAAGCGAACAGATCTTTCTGGCGGCGTCGATCCTCAGCATGATGGCCACGCCGTTCCTGATTCAATCGGTCCACGGCCTTGCCTTCGGGTTGGAGCAGGCTTTAGGCCGCGCCGCGCGCCGCCCGCGCGTCGAGGGCGAGGCCGCCGGGGACCGGCCCGAACAGGGCCACGTGATCGTTGTGGGGTACGGGCTGAACGGCCAGAACCTTGCGCGGGTTCTGAAGGAAGTGGGCATCCCGTATACGGTTCTCGAGATGAATCCGGATCTGGTACGGTCGGCGCGGGCCGCCGGCGAGCCGATCGTTTTCGGGGACGGGACCCGACCGGAAATCCTGCGGGAGGTCGGGATCGAGCGGGCGCGGGTGGTCGTGGTCGCGATCTCCGATCCGGCGGCGACCGCCCGCGTGGTCTCCCAGGCCCGTCGCCTGCGGCCCGACGTCTACCTGATCGTCCGGACGCGCTATGTCGCCGAAATCGAGCATCTCTACCAGCTGGGGGCCGACCAGGTGATTCCCGAAGAATTCGAGACTTCCGTGGAAATCTTCGCCCGGGTGCTCCAGGAATACCACGTTCCCCGGAACGTGATCTCCCTCCAGGTCGACCTGATCCGAAAGGAGCACTACGGGACGCTGCGGGGGCTGCGCCTCCAGGGGAGGCGGCTCGATGAGCTGAGCGATTTCCTGGCCGGGACCACCACCGACATCGTCTCGATCCTGGAGGGCTCCCCGGCCGCGGGGCGCAGTCTCGGAGAGCTCGATCTACGCAAGCGGACCGGAGCGCTGGTGATCGCGGTGGTGCGCGACGGCAAGCCTTGCGAAGGTGTCGGCCCCGACTTCGTTCTGGCGGTCGGCGACCGCCTGGTTTTGTCGGGACCGCACCAGGCTCTCGACGACGCCGTTCGGGCGCTCAATCCGCCGGCTTCGGGCTGA
- the rimP gene encoding ribosome maturation factor RimP codes for MTELWDLATGVAENEGMEVVDIEFRREGRRGGRVLRIYLDRTGGVNIDELSHVSRRLSDLLDSRDLIDGAYTLEVSSPGVNRPLKKPEHFARYVGKRIRVRAREPIEGRRSFLGILKSVGGERIEVLQEGKAYTIPFELIEKSNYEHDWSGSYAARSQSSH; via the coding sequence ATGACCGAGCTTTGGGATTTGGCGACGGGGGTGGCCGAGAACGAAGGCATGGAGGTGGTCGACATCGAGTTTCGCCGGGAAGGGCGCCGCGGGGGTCGGGTGCTGAGGATCTATCTGGATCGAACGGGCGGCGTCAACATCGACGAGCTGAGCCATGTCAGCCGCCGGCTGAGCGATCTCCTCGACAGCCGGGACCTGATCGACGGCGCCTATACCCTGGAAGTCTCGTCGCCCGGGGTCAACCGGCCGCTCAAGAAGCCGGAGCACTTCGCGCGCTACGTCGGTAAGCGGATTCGCGTCCGCGCCCGGGAACCGATCGAGGGGCGGCGCTCGTTTCTGGGGATCCTGAAATCCGTCGGCGGCGAGCGGATCGAGGTGTTGCAGGAAGGCAAGGCGTACACGATCCCGTTCGAGCTGATCGAAAAGTCCAATTACGAGCACGATTGGAGCGGCTCCTATGCAGCAAGATCTCAATCGAGTCATTGA
- a CDS encoding iron-containing redox enzyme family protein: MTADEARAYVDYLYAALYQAWREKIHASEFMTRLREGSLPLPVIRQFFKNWGRFSLEVNGLNAVSYYTHLPFFVRNFDLLGPFCAKIADELISPRPPGHVLVLLQTAEAMGLSRKEILEDPYLPAARAINDFCHKIFLDGSIVELWGLHVFEESLSQWSGEWYTALTTRYGFTREQAVYFSTHEEADLETHALGQGGEQAMGHGAFNRAVLTRALQDTVEFRAGYSLEYCALTMIDLHAQMKRAALEHPYP, translated from the coding sequence ATGACAGCCGACGAAGCGCGAGCGTACGTCGACTACCTTTACGCCGCGCTCTACCAAGCCTGGCGCGAAAAGATCCACGCGAGCGAGTTCATGACCCGGCTTCGCGAAGGGAGCCTGCCGCTTCCGGTCATCCGGCAGTTCTTCAAGAACTGGGGTCGTTTCTCGCTCGAGGTCAACGGGCTCAACGCGGTTTCCTACTACACGCATCTGCCGTTCTTCGTCCGCAACTTCGATCTGCTCGGCCCCTTCTGCGCCAAGATCGCCGACGAGCTGATATCGCCCCGGCCGCCGGGCCACGTGCTGGTGCTGTTGCAGACGGCGGAAGCGATGGGGCTGAGCCGCAAGGAGATTCTCGAAGACCCCTATCTCCCCGCCGCGCGCGCGATCAACGACTTCTGCCACAAGATCTTTCTCGACGGCTCGATCGTCGAGCTGTGGGGGCTGCACGTCTTCGAGGAATCGCTGTCGCAGTGGTCGGGCGAGTGGTACACCGCTCTCACCACCCGCTACGGTTTCACCCGCGAGCAGGCCGTCTATTTTTCCACGCATGAAGAGGCCGACCTGGAGACGCACGCGCTCGGGCAGGGCGGCGAACAGGCGATGGGCCACGGCGCTTTCAACCGGGCGGTGCTGACGCGGGCGCTCCAGGACACCGTGGAGTTCCGCGCCGGCTACTCCCTTGAGTACTGCGCGCTCACGATGATCGACCTGCACGCCCAGATGAAGCGGGCGGCGCTCGAGCACCCGTATCCTTGA
- a CDS encoding ATP-binding protein, whose amino-acid sequence MRARDYRLAPKISWQQILASLEDGVVMLDPESRITAFNESAETLTELPASQALGQPVATVFRSEPWLVEVARKSAPPHHESVRTEGEVVTRSGRKVAVAATASPLQDNHGSFLGSILLLRDVTHRKELEEDLKRADRMAAMGMFAAGLAHEIRNPLGGIKGAAQLLRRAVERDPALREYTEIMIREVDRVDKLIDQLLDLSRPAAVDLAPLNIHEVLEEVLLLEAQEAAERGIAVQKRFDPSLPPILGDRAQLTQVFLNLIKNAFQATQKNGTVTITTRVETDFHIRGRGAGRSRFIWVDVEDRGVGIKEEDLPHIFSPFFTTKTSGTGLGLAICYRIVKEHGGLIRVESVEGKGSVFKVSLVVAS is encoded by the coding sequence ATGAGAGCCCGAGACTACCGCCTCGCCCCGAAAATTTCCTGGCAGCAGATCCTTGCCAGCCTGGAAGACGGCGTGGTGATGCTTGACCCAGAAAGCAGGATCACCGCCTTCAACGAATCGGCGGAAACCCTGACCGAGCTGCCGGCTTCGCAGGCGCTCGGCCAACCGGTCGCCACGGTCTTCCGGTCCGAGCCGTGGCTGGTCGAAGTCGCCCGCAAAAGCGCACCCCCGCATCACGAGAGCGTCCGGACCGAGGGCGAAGTGGTGACCCGGTCGGGGCGCAAGGTCGCGGTGGCCGCCACCGCTTCGCCGCTCCAGGACAACCACGGCAGCTTCCTCGGGAGCATCTTGCTGCTGCGCGACGTCACCCACCGCAAGGAGCTCGAGGAAGACCTCAAGCGAGCCGACCGCATGGCGGCGATGGGAATGTTCGCCGCGGGCCTCGCCCACGAGATCCGCAACCCCCTCGGGGGCATCAAGGGCGCCGCGCAGCTGCTGCGGCGCGCGGTGGAGCGCGACCCGGCGCTCCGCGAATACACCGAGATCATGATCCGCGAAGTAGATCGCGTCGACAAGCTGATCGACCAGCTCCTCGATCTCTCGCGCCCGGCGGCCGTGGACCTGGCGCCGCTCAACATCCACGAGGTGCTGGAGGAAGTTCTCCTGCTCGAGGCGCAGGAGGCGGCCGAGCGCGGCATTGCCGTTCAGAAGCGGTTCGACCCCAGTTTGCCCCCGATTCTCGGGGACCGCGCCCAGCTCACGCAGGTTTTTCTCAACCTGATCAAGAACGCCTTTCAAGCGACTCAAAAAAACGGTACCGTAACCATCACCACCCGGGTGGAGACGGACTTTCACATCCGCGGCCGGGGGGCCGGGCGCAGCCGCTTCATCTGGGTCGACGTCGAGGACCGGGGAGTGGGCATCAAGGAAGAGGACCTGCCTCACATCTTTTCGCCCTTCTTCACGACGAAAACCAGCGGCACGGGGCTCGGACTGGCGATCTGCTACCGCATCGTCAAGGAGCACGGCGGCCTGATCCGGGTCGAGAGCGTCGAGGGGAAAGGGAGCGTTTTCAAGGTATCGCTGGTGGTGGCGAGCTAG
- the nusA gene encoding transcription termination factor NusA has protein sequence MQQDLNRVIEQVSKEKGIDKAILISALENAMVSAAKKTFGAQRKIEAKFNPEIGEVELFEAKTVVETVQDPAVEISLTEARETLDPEAEIGDELLCKLDSSMFGRIAAQAAKQNIVQRVRDAEREIIYNEFKGREGQLVNGIVQRFEKRNIIVNLGRTDAILPEKEQVPRERYRQGDRIRAYIVSVDMTSRGPQIVLSRTHPGMLIKLFEQEVPEIYEGIVEVKGAAREPGGRAKIAVVSHDPDVDPVGACVGMKGTRVQAVVQELRGEKIDIVHWTADPAEYVCRALAPAKVSKIIIDDEEHSMEVIVPDDQLSLAIGKKGQNVRLASRLTGWRIDVRSEAEAEEETRRARLSIGSIPGINDLVAELLYQAGFKSAEDVAASELEEILEIEGISKEKAEALHKSAREYVAEKRRREEEEAAAAAAAAEREAAEAEAAKQEETPEA, from the coding sequence ATGCAGCAAGATCTCAATCGAGTCATTGAGCAGGTGAGCAAGGAGAAAGGCATCGACAAGGCGATTCTCATCAGCGCCCTGGAAAATGCCATGGTCTCCGCCGCCAAGAAAACGTTCGGCGCCCAGCGCAAGATCGAGGCGAAGTTCAATCCGGAGATCGGCGAGGTCGAGCTGTTCGAGGCGAAGACCGTCGTGGAGACCGTGCAGGATCCGGCGGTAGAGATCAGCCTGACCGAAGCCCGCGAGACCCTCGACCCGGAGGCCGAGATCGGCGACGAGCTGCTCTGCAAGCTCGACTCCAGCATGTTCGGCCGCATTGCGGCCCAGGCCGCCAAGCAGAACATCGTGCAACGCGTGCGGGACGCCGAGCGGGAGATCATCTACAACGAGTTCAAGGGACGCGAAGGGCAGCTGGTCAATGGCATTGTGCAGCGGTTCGAGAAGCGCAACATCATCGTCAACCTCGGCCGCACCGACGCGATCCTTCCTGAGAAGGAGCAGGTGCCGCGGGAGCGCTACCGCCAGGGCGACCGTATCCGCGCCTACATCGTCAGCGTGGATATGACCAGCCGGGGACCGCAGATCGTGCTCTCCCGAACGCACCCGGGAATGCTGATCAAGCTCTTCGAGCAGGAAGTGCCCGAGATCTATGAAGGAATCGTGGAGGTGAAGGGCGCTGCCCGCGAGCCCGGAGGGCGGGCGAAGATCGCGGTGGTCTCGCATGACCCCGATGTCGACCCGGTGGGTGCCTGCGTGGGCATGAAGGGGACCCGGGTGCAGGCGGTGGTCCAGGAGCTGCGCGGCGAAAAAATCGACATCGTTCACTGGACCGCGGATCCGGCGGAGTACGTCTGCCGGGCGCTGGCCCCCGCTAAGGTTTCCAAGATCATCATCGATGACGAGGAGCACAGCATGGAGGTGATCGTCCCGGACGATCAGCTGTCGCTCGCCATCGGAAAGAAAGGGCAGAACGTGCGGCTGGCGTCGCGCTTGACGGGGTGGCGCATCGACGTGCGCAGCGAGGCCGAAGCCGAGGAAGAGACGCGTCGCGCGCGCCTTTCGATCGGGTCGATTCCGGGAATCAACGATCTGGTAGCGGAGCTCCTCTACCAGGCGGGCTTCAAGTCGGCCGAGGACGTGGCGGCGAGCGAGCTCGAGGAGATTCTCGAGATCGAGGGGATCAGCAAGGAGAAAGCCGAAGCGCTGCACAAGTCCGCGCGTGAATACGTCGCCGAGAAGCGCCGCCGCGAGGAGGAAGAGGCGGCTGCGGCCGCCGCGGCAGCCGAGCGTGAGGCGGCCGAGGCCGAGGCTGCGAAACAGGAGGAAACGCCGGAGGCCTAG
- the dnaB gene encoding replicative DNA helicase — translation MATLEENLRKVPPQSLEAESSVLGGILLENEAINQVLELLRPEDFYRESHRKIFRAMIELSDRSEPVDLITLSEALKSRGELEAVGGTAYLASLADFVPTAANIAYYARIVREKSILRHLINAATDIATRGFEEQGNVEEFLDNAEKVIFDISERKIKASFVAVGDMIKDTLKAVERLYERKEMVTGVPTGYDDLDRLTAGLQPADLIVVAGRPSMGKTAFSLNIATNAAFRGVGVAVFSLEMAREQLVLRMLCSEARVDNSKMRSGYLGERDFPKLASAAGRLHEAPIYIDDTPAISVLELRAKARRLVRDRSKKVGLIVVDYLQLMRGMGTASNREQEISEISRSLKALAKELNIPVIAISQLNRRVEDRGDKRPMMSDLRESGAIEQDADVIMFIYRDEVYNPKSENKGIAEVIVAKQRNGPTDTVTLTFLSQYTRFENYTQRDDDYYAEAEEG, via the coding sequence ATGGCAACGCTCGAAGAGAACCTCCGTAAGGTCCCGCCCCAAAGCCTGGAAGCCGAGTCTTCGGTCCTGGGAGGCATCCTCCTCGAGAACGAGGCGATCAACCAGGTCCTCGAGCTGCTCCGCCCGGAGGATTTCTACCGCGAATCGCACCGCAAGATCTTCCGGGCGATGATCGAGCTCTCGGATCGCAGCGAGCCGGTCGACCTGATCACCTTGAGCGAGGCGCTCAAGAGCCGCGGCGAGCTCGAGGCGGTGGGCGGCACGGCCTACCTCGCTTCGCTCGCGGATTTCGTGCCGACCGCCGCCAACATCGCGTACTACGCCCGGATCGTGCGGGAGAAATCGATCCTGCGCCATCTGATCAACGCCGCCACCGACATCGCCACCCGGGGCTTCGAGGAGCAGGGTAACGTCGAGGAGTTCCTCGACAACGCCGAGAAGGTCATCTTCGACATCTCTGAGCGCAAGATCAAAGCTTCCTTCGTCGCCGTCGGCGACATGATCAAGGACACGCTCAAGGCGGTCGAGCGGCTCTACGAGCGCAAGGAGATGGTTACCGGCGTGCCGACCGGTTACGACGATCTCGACCGGCTGACCGCCGGCCTCCAGCCCGCGGACCTGATCGTCGTCGCGGGCCGGCCGAGCATGGGCAAGACCGCTTTCAGCCTCAATATCGCCACCAACGCGGCGTTTCGCGGCGTCGGAGTGGCGGTCTTTTCCCTGGAAATGGCCCGCGAGCAGCTCGTGCTCCGCATGCTTTGCTCGGAGGCGCGGGTGGACAACTCCAAGATGCGTTCGGGTTACCTCGGCGAGCGCGACTTTCCGAAGCTGGCGAGCGCGGCGGGCCGGCTCCACGAGGCGCCGATCTACATCGACGATACGCCGGCGATCTCGGTGCTCGAGCTGCGCGCCAAGGCCAGGCGGCTGGTGCGCGATCGCTCCAAGAAGGTGGGCCTGATCGTCGTCGACTACCTGCAGCTGATGCGCGGCATGGGCACCGCGAGCAACCGCGAGCAGGAGATCTCCGAGATCTCGCGCTCCCTGAAGGCTCTCGCCAAGGAGCTGAACATCCCCGTGATCGCCATCTCCCAGCTCAACCGCCGGGTCGAGGATCGGGGGGACAAGCGGCCGATGATGTCGGACCTCCGGGAGTCCGGGGCGATCGAGCAGGACGCCGATGTCATCATGTTCATCTACCGCGACGAGGTCTACAACCCGAAATCCGAGAACAAGGGAATCGCGGAAGTCATCGTCGCGAAGCAGCGAAACGGTCCCACCGATACCGTAACGCTCACCTTTCTCAGTCAGTACACCCGGTTCGAGAACTACACGCAGCGGGACGACGATTACTACGCAGAGGCGGAAGAGGGCTGA